The Chitinophagales bacterium genomic sequence TCGAATCAGTTGATGATATAATGACAGAATAATAAAAGTCATTCAGCCCATCCTCTTCTATAGGTGTGCTGTCAGCGGCTACAATTGTTCCCGCTATGGGTGCGTAAAAATGATTCGTCGTAGTGTTATCGGTGGGTGTCCTACCACCGCATGCAGCAAGCAGTATAAGGCTTGTGAATAGTAAACTGTATTTCATGCCGTGCAAAAGTAGGGTTTAGGCTAATTATTCCTTACCCAAAGGGGTGATTTTAGTTGCACTGTTTTTAATACTGCCGCGAATGCCCTACTTTTAGCCCGCAACATAATTTTTTATTCAGATATGAAAAAATGGACTCTGCCCGTTATCGCTATAATGGGTGCGCAAATGTTTATGACAGCATGTAATAATGGTGGCAGTGAAAAACCTGCAGAGGCAAAAGAATTCCAGGTGGAGGCAGAACAATTTGCCGATCTTAAAGTGTTACGCTACCAGGTGCCCGGTTGGGAAGAGCTGAGCGCGCAACAGAAAGAGCTTGCGTACTACCTGTACGAAGCGGCACTGTGCGGACGTGATATAATATACGACCAGAAAAGTAAGTATGGCATCATGCTGCGCAAAACACTGGAAGCAGCTTACGGTTCTTATAAAGGAGATAAGAACAGTGAAGACTGGAAGAAGTTCGAAGAGTATTGCGGACGTTTCTGGTTCAGTAATGGTAACCACCACCATTATGGTAATGAGAAATTCGTACCTGCATGTGACGCTGCATATTTTGCTGAAGTAATTAAGAACAGCGATGCATCGCAACTGCCACTGAACGAAGGTGAAACGGTTGAGGCTTTTGTAGAGCGTGTAACGCCTATCGTTTACGATATGAGCATCGAGCCGAAAGTGGTTGACCTGCGTCCTGATGTAGATAATGTCGTTATGTCTTCAAACAACTTCTACGAGGGTGTTACGCAGAAAGAGGTTGAAGATTACTATGATCAATTTGACACGAAATGTGATGCTCCGAGCTGGGGTTTGAACAGTAAGGTTGTGAAAGAAAATGGAAAGGTAGTTGAAAAAGTATGGAAAGTAGATGGTATGTATTCTCCGGCTATCGAGAAGATCGTATACTGGTTAGAGAAAGCGGTTCCTGTTGCAGAAAATGAACAACAAAAAACAGCGCTGGAACTACTTATAGCATTTTACAAGACAGGTGATTTGAGAGTTTTTGACGCATATAGCATTGCATGGGCTAACGATACAGCATCACGCATAGACGTAGTGAATGGTTTTATAGAGGTGTACCTGGATGCGATAGGCAAGAAGGGTAGCTTTGAAAGCGTAGTTTCTCTGAAAGACCTGGAAGCTACCAAGCGCATCAATGCTATCGCACAGCAGGCGCAGTGGTTCGAAGACCACTCTCCGCTGATGGAAGAGCACAAGAAAAAAGAAGTAAAAGGTATCACAGCAAAAGCTATCACTGCGATAGTGGAAAGTGGCGATGCGGCACCTACTACACCGATTGGTGTTAACCTGCCTAATGCTGACTGGATACGTAAGAACCACGGTTCTAAATCGGTATCACTGAGCAACATCATACACGCTTACAATGTAGCCAAATCAAAAGGTGGTTTCATGGATGAGTTTGTAGATGATGAAACAGTAAAAGCACGCATTAAAGAATATGGTAACCTGGCGTCTGACCTGCACACTGATATGCACGAGTGTATCGGCCACGCATCAGGACAGATCAATCCGGGTGTAGAGACTACGGATAAGACCCTGAAAAATTACGCGTCATGCCTGGAAGAAGCACGTGCCGACCTGGTAGGCTTGTATTATGCAATGGACGATAAACTGGTAGAAATTGGTGTTATGCCGAACAAAGAAGTAGGTATGGCTGAATACTACAGCTATATGATGAACGGCCTGATGACACAGCTGACACGCCTGAAGTTAGGCGACCAGATAGAAGAAGCGCACATGCGTAACCGCGCATTGAATGCATACTGGGTATACGAAAAAGGTAAGGCTGATAACGTAGTAGAAATGGTGAAGAAAGATGGTAAGACCTACGTACACGTAAATGATTATGATAAACTGCGTGAACTGTTCGGACAATTACTGCGCGAGATACAACGCATTAAATCAGAAGGTGATTACCAGGCAGGTAAGAACCTGGTAGAGACTTATGGTGTGAAGGTGAACCCTGAGCTGCATGCAGAAGTACTGGAGCGCTACGCGAAACTGGATGCAAAACCATACAGTGGTTTCATACAGCCAAGGCTCGTGGCTAAGAAAAACGGAGACAAGATCGTTGACGTAACGGTAGAATATCCTGAAAGCTTCTTTGGCCAGATGATGGAGTATGGTAAAAACTATGGTTACCTGCCGGTAAATAACTGATAACCGACAGAAAGACATAAAAAGAAAGCCGCACATTGTGCGGCTTTCTTAATTATAATAAATAGCTCCGTTCTTTACAGTAAATGTTTTTTCAAACCCCGCATCCGGCAGGCGGTAAGGTACAGGTGTATTCTGTACGCTGGCCGGTTGGTAAGCTGGTGCTTTGTTCATCAGTTTATCTACCTGTGCAGATAACATACTATTGGTTGCAGCGTCTATACTTTTCCAGTTTAGCACGGCTCCTTGCATATTGGTTGCGCCATTTTGTGTAGCGTATATATTATCGCTGCCGGAAGTGATCACCTTTTTTGCATAACTTTTTTCCAGCCCGTCAAAGTTATAGTAGACGATCTTCCCTGCCTCACTTACAATAACATTACTCATGTGCAGACGGTACTCTCCATTGCCAAGCACAGCTATCTGCCTGTTGAGTGATTGTACAATATAACGCCTCAGCATATCACAGGTTACTGAAGGTTCTTTATCTACATCTCCTTCTGCATATATATTCATGTTGTTCAGCTTCAGGGGTATGGGGTTAGGGTTGTTGATGACGGTTGATATCTCAGTAGTAACCGGATCAAGCATGGTTACTGTATCTGCCAGGTTCAGCATT encodes the following:
- a CDS encoding dihydrofolate reductase, with product MKKWTLPVIAIMGAQMFMTACNNGGSEKPAEAKEFQVEAEQFADLKVLRYQVPGWEELSAQQKELAYYLYEAALCGRDIIYDQKSKYGIMLRKTLEAAYGSYKGDKNSEDWKKFEEYCGRFWFSNGNHHHYGNEKFVPACDAAYFAEVIKNSDASQLPLNEGETVEAFVERVTPIVYDMSIEPKVVDLRPDVDNVVMSSNNFYEGVTQKEVEDYYDQFDTKCDAPSWGLNSKVVKENGKVVEKVWKVDGMYSPAIEKIVYWLEKAVPVAENEQQKTALELLIAFYKTGDLRVFDAYSIAWANDTASRIDVVNGFIEVYLDAIGKKGSFESVVSLKDLEATKRINAIAQQAQWFEDHSPLMEEHKKKEVKGITAKAITAIVESGDAAPTTPIGVNLPNADWIRKNHGSKSVSLSNIIHAYNVAKSKGGFMDEFVDDETVKARIKEYGNLASDLHTDMHECIGHASGQINPGVETTDKTLKNYASCLEEARADLVGLYYAMDDKLVEIGVMPNKEVGMAEYYSYMMNGLMTQLTRLKLGDQIEEAHMRNRALNAYWVYEKGKADNVVEMVKKDGKTYVHVNDYDKLRELFGQLLREIQRIKSEGDYQAGKNLVETYGVKVNPELHAEVLERYAKLDAKPYSGFIQPRLVAKKNGDKIVDVTVEYPESFFGQMMEYGKNYGYLPVNN